One window of Nostoc sp. C052 genomic DNA carries:
- a CDS encoding cyanophycinase: MPQLQAKSLEMRTPQATKTAVLVIGGAEDKVHGREILRTFFGRAGASKAYITIIPSASREPAIIGGRYIRIFEEMGAQKVEILDIREREQCEASQIKASLEACSGVFLTGGDQLRLCGVLADTPAMEIIRQRVRAGQLTLAGTSAGAAVMGHHMIAGGGSGETPNRSLVDMATGLGFIPEVIVDQHFHNRNRMGRLISAISAHPDRLGIGIDEDTCAVFERDGWLQVMGKGSVTIVDPTELTHTNEPHVGANEPLTVHNLRLHILSYGDRFHLYQRTVLPAVHRISS; this comes from the coding sequence ATGCCGCAATTACAAGCTAAATCGCTAGAAATGAGGACACCCCAAGCAACTAAAACCGCCGTTCTGGTTATCGGAGGTGCAGAAGATAAAGTTCATGGGCGCGAAATCCTACGAACTTTTTTTGGACGCGCCGGTGCTAGTAAGGCTTATATTACAATTATTCCATCTGCCTCTCGCGAACCTGCCATCATCGGTGGTCGGTATATTCGCATTTTTGAAGAAATGGGTGCCCAGAAGGTAGAGATTTTAGACATCCGCGAACGAGAACAGTGTGAAGCCTCCCAGATTAAAGCATCCTTAGAAGCCTGTAGTGGGGTATTTTTGACAGGAGGAGACCAACTGCGTCTTTGTGGCGTATTGGCAGATACGCCAGCTATGGAAATTATTCGTCAGCGGGTGAGGGCGGGGCAACTGACGTTAGCAGGCACCAGTGCAGGAGCGGCGGTGATGGGGCATCACATGATTGCTGGCGGCGGTAGTGGAGAAACGCCAAATCGTTCCCTAGTGGATATGGCAACTGGTTTGGGATTTATTCCTGAAGTCATCGTTGACCAACACTTTCACAACCGTAATCGGATGGGTCGATTGATTAGCGCGATCTCAGCTCATCCCGATCGCTTAGGTATTGGCATTGACGAAGATACTTGTGCTGTGTTTGAACGTGATGGTTGGTTACAAGTTATGGGTAAAGGCAGTGTCACCATTGTTGATCCCACTGAGTTGACCCACACCAACGAACCTCATGTTGGCGCTAATGAACCGTTAACCGTACATAATTTACGTCTTCATATCCTCAGCTACGGCGATCGCTTCCACTTGTACCAGCGGACTGTATTGCCTGCTGTACATCGAATTTCCAGCTGA